One Brassica napus cultivar Da-Ae chromosome A1, Da-Ae, whole genome shotgun sequence genomic region harbors:
- the LOC106437907 gene encoding CBL-interacting serine/threonine-protein kinase 4-like, with translation MLPPSTSPRQPSSHHMDLPTPQSPDKSPATILLGKYELGRLLGSGSFAKVHVARSIETEQLMAVKIIDKKRTATAGMEPMIIREIEAMRRLQHHPNVLTIHEVMATKTKIYLVMELAAGGEIYTKIRDSGRLKESEARRYFQQLVSALTFCHREGIAHRDVKPQNLLLDKEGNLKVSDFGLSALPEDRRSTGMLHTACGTPAYTAPEVIAHRHYDGAKADSWSCGVFLFVLLAGYVPFNDCHIVLMYRKIQGRDYKFPNWISKPARSIIYKLLDPNPETRMSIEAVSETKWFKKSLKTSEFKPNVLESDERLGPLRSDTITAFDLISLSTEWDLSGLFERRKMKRTRFTARVSVEGVVEKAKAIGEKLGFTVKEKSEARVVALSKGRTTVVVEAVELVEGLVVAEMKVVEGVEEEEDESHWSEITVGLDEIVLAWHHDVSKKC, from the coding sequence ATGTTGCCTCCGTCAACATCCCCACGGCAACCATCGTCACATCATATGGACTTACCCACTCCACAATCACCAGATAAATCCCCCGCGACGATTCTCCTCGGCAAATACGAACTCGGTCGCCTTCTCGGCAGCGGTAGCTTTGCCAAAGTCCATGTGGCTCGTTCCATCGAAACCGAACAACTTATGGCCGTCAAAATCATCGACAAGAAGAGAACCGCAACGGCCGGTATGGAACCGATGATAATCCGGGAGATCGAAGCCATGCGCCGCCTCCAACACCATCCTAACGTCCTCACAATCCACGAGGTCATGGCCACTAAAACAAAGATCTATCTCGTCATGGAGCTCGCTGCCGGCGGAGAGATTTACACCAAGATTCGCGATTCTGGCCGCCTCAAGGAATCGGAGGCGCGTCGCTACTTCCAGCAGCTCGTCTCGGCGCTAACTTTCTGCCACCGAGAGGGAATCGCCCACCGCGACGTGAAGCCGCAGAATCTCCTCCTCGACAAGGAGGGCAACCTCAAGGTCTCCGACTTCGGTTTATCCGCTTTGCCGGAGGACCGTAGGAGCACCGGAATGCTCCACACAGCTTGCGGCACGCCTGCTTACACAGCGCCGGAGGTGATTGCTCATAGACATTACGACGGCGCGAAGGCTGACTCGTGGTCGTGTGGCGTCTTCCTCTTTGTTCTTCTCGCAGGTTACGTCCCTTTTAATGATTGCCATATTGTACTAATGTACAGGAAGATCCAAGGGAGAGATTACAAGTTCCCAAACTGGATCTCGAAACCTGCTCGATCCATCATCTACAAGTTGCTCGATCCGAATCCGGAAACGAGGATGAGTATCGAAGCTGTAAGTGAAACCAAATGGTTCAAGAAATCCCTAAAAACCTCCGAGTTTAAACCCAATGTCTTGGAATCGGATGAACGGTTGGGGCCACTGAGAAGTGATACGATCACAGCGTTTGATTTGATATCGTTATCGACGGAATGGGATCTATCGGGGCTGTTcgagaggaggaagatgaagaggacGAGGTTTACGGCTAGGGTTTCGGTGGAAGGAGTGGTGGAGAAGGCAAAGGCGATAGGGGAGAAGTTAGGGTTTACGGTGAAGGAGAAGAGTGAAGCGAGGGTTGTGGCATTGAGTAAAGGAAGAACGACGGTGGTGGTCGAGGCGGTGGAGCTGGTGGAAGGTTTGGTTGTGGCGGAGATGAAGGTGGTGGAAGgtgtggaggaggaggaggatgagtCTCACTGGTCGGAGATAACTGTAGGGCTTGACGAGATTGTGCTTGCATGGCACCATGACGTATCTAAAAAATGTTGA